Part of the Methanobacterium paludis genome is shown below.
AACTGGCATTAATGGACCGTTGTGTGAACCCCTCATCCATCCACCTACAAGGTGTGGGAATGCGAATGGCTCAACAACTTCTCCAGCTGCAGGGAAACCTGATTGTGACCTTACAATTGCAACAGGGTCGTCTTTTCCTATGTATTTTCCTGCCATGAGGTTGAGTCTTTCTGTGCTTATTGAAGCTGCTATTTCGCCGTCGCTTCTTCTTGTAACGTGTTTTATAATATACCTTCCTATTGAACCTAAAAGTGCCAGAGCATCGTACATCTCATCTGGACATGACATTGTGACCTTTCTGTGTTCAATGACGTCGAATATTTCGAAATCATATCCACCATGGAGTGATGGGTCAATTACAAGTCCTGCTGTGTTGAATGGGTCTGCAAACATCCTGAAAACCGGAAGGTTGAATGCACCGGGTTCTGTTTTGTCGCAGCAAAAAACAAATACTGGGTCGGATGGCCTTTCTTTGAATTCCATCTCTGCACATCCTGGTCCCATTCCTTTGATGTTACCTGAGAATGTGTCGGACAATATATCCTGACCTGCACCATAG
Proteins encoded:
- the fbp gene encoding fructose-1,6-bisphosphate aldolase/phosphatase, yielding MKTTVSVIKADVGSVAGHAVTHGALLKKCDEILAKAKEEELLTDYYITNCGDDIDLIMTHKNGEENEEVHELAFNAFMEATKVAKSLKLYGAGQDILSDTFSGNIKGMGPGCAEMEFKERPSDPVFVFCCDKTEPGAFNLPVFRMFADPFNTAGLVIDPSLHGGYDFEIFDVIEHRKVTMSCPDEMYDALALLGSIGRYIIKHVTRRSDGEIAASISTERLNLMAGKYIGKDDPVAIVRSQSGFPAAGEVVEPFAFPHLVGGWMRGSHNGPLMPVSQAQAHPVRFDGPPRIISLGFQVSDARLIGPLDMFDDPAFDNSRKTASDVADYMRRHGPFEPHRLPADEMEYTSLPGVLEKLEDRFEDMD